A portion of the Pseudopipra pipra isolate bDixPip1 chromosome 1, bDixPip1.hap1, whole genome shotgun sequence genome contains these proteins:
- the LRRC30 gene encoding leucine-rich repeat-containing protein 30, translated as MGTEHSKNEGRRSMVFLRKGPKLPAWEDALLSGREPKSLLKRGLRYVSLSLIMKGMTNTPDFLWGLHEVQKLNLSRNQLVVIPPLLGKLDRLVVLNLGGNCLKNLPKEIGLLRNLKVLFVNMNCLTEVPAELSLCRKLEVLSLSHNRISQLPLSFTDLTSLRKLNLSNNRFVQIPLCIFALRSLDFLHLGSNRLENIAESIQYLVNLQIFIVENNNIRSLPRSLCYITTLELLNVDYNAIQTLPDDLYLLRRLRRIAWNPMDKGFHVTHNPLSRPLPEVVEGGLDALFSYLREKKEHN; from the coding sequence ATGGGAACTGAGCACTCAAAGAACGAGGGGCGAAGGAGCATGGTTTTTCTTAGGAAAGGTCCAAAGTTGCCTGCATGGGAAGACGCCCTTCTCTCAGGGAGAGAGCCCAAGTCACTGCTGAAACGGGGATTGCGTTATGTCAGCTTGAGCCTCATAATGAAAGGGATGACCAACACGCCTGACTTCTTGTGGGGACTGCACGAGGTCCAGAAGCTGAACCTTTCACGCAACCAGTTGGTGGTGATTCCTCCTTTGCTGGGGAAACTGGACAGGCTGGTAGTGCTGAACTTGGGGGGTAATTGTCTCAAGAATCTGCCTAAAGAAATCGGGCTGCTGAGGAACCTGAAGGTCTTGTTTGTCAATATGAATTGCCTGACAGAAGtgccagcagagctcagcttatgcaggaagctggaggtTCTGAGCCTCTCGCACAACCGCATCTCACAACTGCCTTTGAGCTTCACTGACCTGACAAGTTTGAGGAAATTGAACCTCAGTAACAACCGCTTTGTGCAAATTCCCCTCTGCATTTTCGCACTGAGGAGCTTAGATTTCTTGCACCTAGGGTCCAATAGGCTGGAAAACATCGCAGAGAGTATCCAGTATCTGGTCAATCTGCAAATCTTTATTGTGGAGAATAACAACATACGCAGTCTGCCACGGTCTCTTTGCTACATCACCACTCTAGAGTTACTAAACGTTGATTACAATGCCATACAGACTCTCCCTGATGACCTCTACCTTTTGCGCCGACTGCGCCGCATTGCCTGGAACCCAATGGATAAAGGCTTCCATGTCACCCACAACCCCTTGTCCCGGCCCCTGCCCGAGGTTGTCGAGGGGGGCCTGGATGCCCTCTTCAGCTAcctcagggagaaaaaggagcACAACTGA